A stretch of Myxococcus hansupus DNA encodes these proteins:
- a CDS encoding AAA family ATPase — protein MSSSFESAASSVRDALTGAGRGLVEREAMVELITLSAVAGEHLLVVGPPGTAKSEAVRRTARALGGAYYEYLLGRFTEPSELFGPVDLRKLREGLVETVTQDMLPEADVAFLDEVFLGSTAILNTLLGILNERTFRRGHTRMQCPLRVCVGASNALPEDASLAAFADRFLARIFVEPVPDSRLEELLAGGASLWDEGSVPTASLASLDVIAQVAREADLSEVRPHLAHALRALRTAGVILSDRRAVKVQKLIAAAAALAGRRTPGTADLWPLVYAIPTKEGQALARDVLRDALAGTENAALPAAALEASAGPLARARRIANAGQQLLAERPSAEGPLAAWRLKLEGVAREMDAGFSAETLPDDLKVLRAELASVLAAGSETPGVEVTV, from the coding sequence ATGTCCAGCTCCTTCGAATCCGCTGCCTCCTCCGTTCGTGATGCCCTGACTGGCGCGGGGAGGGGACTGGTCGAACGCGAGGCGATGGTGGAGCTCATCACGCTCTCCGCGGTGGCGGGGGAGCACCTGCTCGTCGTCGGGCCGCCGGGCACCGCGAAGAGCGAGGCCGTGCGCCGCACCGCCCGCGCCCTGGGCGGCGCCTACTACGAATACCTCCTGGGCCGCTTCACCGAGCCCTCCGAGCTGTTCGGTCCGGTGGACCTGCGCAAGCTGCGCGAGGGGCTCGTCGAAACGGTGACGCAGGACATGTTGCCGGAGGCGGACGTCGCCTTCCTCGACGAGGTGTTCCTCGGCTCCACCGCCATCCTCAACACGCTGCTGGGCATCCTCAACGAGCGCACCTTCCGGCGGGGCCACACGCGGATGCAGTGCCCGCTGCGGGTCTGCGTGGGCGCCTCCAATGCCTTGCCCGAGGACGCGTCGCTGGCGGCCTTCGCGGACCGCTTCCTCGCTCGCATCTTCGTCGAGCCCGTGCCGGACTCCCGGTTGGAGGAGCTGCTCGCGGGGGGCGCCTCGCTGTGGGACGAGGGCTCGGTTCCCACCGCGTCGCTGGCGTCCCTGGATGTCATCGCCCAGGTGGCCCGCGAGGCGGACCTGTCGGAGGTGCGTCCGCACCTGGCGCATGCGCTGCGCGCGCTGCGGACCGCGGGGGTCATCCTCTCCGACCGCCGCGCGGTGAAGGTGCAGAAGCTCATCGCCGCCGCGGCAGCGCTCGCGGGACGGCGCACGCCGGGCACGGCGGACCTGTGGCCGCTCGTGTATGCCATTCCCACGAAGGAGGGGCAGGCGCTCGCTCGGGACGTGCTGCGGGATGCGCTCGCTGGAACGGAGAACGCGGCCTTGCCCGCCGCGGCGCTGGAGGCCAGCGCGGGCCCCCTGGCGCGGGCTCGGCGCATCGCCAACGCGGGGCAGCAGTTGCTCGCGGAGCGGCCCTCGGCGGAGGGGCCGCTCGCTGCCTGGCGGCTCAAGCTGGAGGGCGTGGCGCGGGAGATGGACGCTGGCTTCTCGGCCGAAACCCTCCCCGATGACTTGAAGGTGCTGCGCGCGGAGCTGGCGAGCGTGCTCGCCGCTGGTTCCGAAACGCCAGGGGTTGAGGTGACGGTGTGA
- a CDS encoding bpX6 domain-containing protein, which translates to MSAALRPRQHVHRGTVRAWAFWFEPALMGEAEARRRILAMWTPTVSVRAVAGGYLVGLSAPREVRCSDAPGWVLTREHGVLTSAPLSPAEWRHASLHEGAGVLVLGGRAQVFSVEALPRVNVAAWLDVSAWTCVAVKTLAAPPPPVAVLAPVPAPSRARFGANIPEPSPEAQAMFARMEGRAPPPNVAAHRVGWWERLRARFARDGSVLRVGPGVAHGPPGWLARLRAAFALGGAGGPADAGTPGLLARWLGKLRKPAKGTVPRALPASTAVPPKGPGPWSRLSGWMMRNTLLGVWVQQRRAEYMRRLLEMFEEGNLREAMRHAIPLSKAGSATAREALGLPGPREQLTLRLGPKDPATVFDGAPDVLAALQQRYREAFRRFEREGRIDEAAFVLTELLGAHEEAVSFLEKAGRFQLAAELAESRKVAPGLVVRQWFLAKDVGRAVAVARLSGAFSDAVARLERTNSAEARALRLHWAETLAASGDFARAVQVVWPVPELRERARGWLERGVAVGGATGARLLAFWATAFPDGLAAVGARVRELLEEEGLGRATERFVFGLALMGEPHSAQRAALAVPTLRALLRDRAAGSARFTSDLDLIKRLLSAAPDATLSTDLPSLPDCVHPAWRDDRSLPRIEATLRASEAGTFTLHDAVVLPDGRLLYALGEAGARLVRADGRLVARFDVPAFHLVLSLHGDRALALARRGDVWRLSRLDLSTRRGAFWCDAALNAWAPVYDGSVWFASVENTVLMVDSLAADFRALWRVTDLPLRVSAMAVDSVHLSFLAGFRERWTYALDQGPTLRSRVDLPWGEADAPILMSSLVTAAVTPDGEAAARLTVVAPPEDIARRAVVRPTSVRGVQRPPFDNPACEDIFLTASWCVELMHSHGEWQAQLTDTRGVSRAVLTFQGDVRPQVRLTEGTLLVFDGAGRGLWVDLESGEVRHLPVP; encoded by the coding sequence GTGAGCGCGGCGCTGAGGCCACGGCAGCACGTCCACCGGGGAACGGTGCGCGCCTGGGCGTTCTGGTTCGAGCCAGCGTTGATGGGCGAAGCGGAAGCCCGCCGCCGGATTCTGGCGATGTGGACCCCCACCGTGTCCGTGCGGGCCGTGGCCGGTGGATATCTTGTGGGCTTGTCCGCCCCGCGTGAGGTGCGGTGCTCCGACGCGCCCGGGTGGGTCCTCACGCGGGAGCATGGGGTCCTCACCTCCGCACCGCTGTCCCCGGCCGAGTGGCGGCACGCGAGCCTCCATGAAGGCGCCGGGGTGCTGGTGCTCGGCGGGCGGGCGCAGGTGTTCTCCGTGGAGGCGCTGCCGCGGGTGAACGTGGCCGCGTGGCTCGACGTGTCGGCGTGGACGTGCGTGGCCGTGAAGACGCTGGCCGCGCCGCCCCCGCCCGTGGCCGTGCTGGCGCCGGTGCCGGCCCCGTCGCGTGCGCGCTTCGGCGCCAACATTCCCGAGCCCTCCCCCGAGGCCCAGGCGATGTTCGCGCGCATGGAGGGGCGCGCGCCTCCCCCGAACGTCGCGGCGCATCGCGTGGGATGGTGGGAGCGGCTGCGGGCGCGGTTCGCTCGCGACGGGAGCGTCCTTCGGGTCGGTCCGGGTGTCGCGCACGGCCCGCCCGGCTGGCTGGCGCGGCTCCGTGCCGCGTTTGCGCTGGGCGGCGCGGGAGGTCCCGCCGACGCCGGGACACCCGGGCTGCTGGCGCGGTGGCTCGGGAAGCTCCGGAAGCCCGCGAAGGGCACCGTCCCTCGCGCCCTGCCTGCGTCCACGGCCGTTCCGCCCAAGGGGCCGGGCCCGTGGTCCAGGCTGTCCGGCTGGATGATGCGCAACACCCTGCTGGGCGTCTGGGTCCAGCAGCGCAGGGCGGAGTACATGCGCCGCCTCCTCGAGATGTTCGAGGAGGGCAATCTGCGCGAGGCGATGCGCCATGCCATCCCGCTGAGCAAGGCGGGGAGTGCGACGGCGCGCGAGGCCTTGGGCTTGCCCGGTCCGCGGGAGCAGCTCACCCTCCGGTTGGGTCCGAAGGACCCGGCCACGGTGTTCGATGGGGCGCCGGACGTCCTCGCCGCGCTCCAGCAGCGCTACCGCGAGGCCTTCCGCCGCTTCGAGCGCGAGGGCCGTATCGACGAAGCGGCCTTCGTCCTGACGGAGTTGCTGGGCGCGCACGAGGAGGCGGTGTCCTTCCTGGAGAAAGCGGGCCGCTTCCAGTTGGCGGCGGAGCTGGCCGAAAGCCGCAAGGTGGCGCCGGGCCTCGTGGTGCGTCAGTGGTTCCTGGCCAAGGACGTGGGGCGCGCGGTGGCGGTCGCCCGTCTCAGCGGTGCCTTCTCGGACGCGGTGGCGCGGCTGGAGCGCACGAATTCAGCGGAGGCGCGCGCGCTCCGGCTGCACTGGGCGGAGACGCTCGCGGCCTCGGGTGACTTCGCGCGGGCCGTCCAGGTGGTGTGGCCGGTGCCCGAGCTCCGGGAGCGGGCGCGGGGCTGGCTGGAGCGCGGCGTGGCCGTGGGGGGCGCGACGGGCGCGCGGCTGCTGGCGTTCTGGGCCACGGCGTTTCCGGATGGGCTGGCGGCGGTGGGCGCGCGGGTGCGCGAGCTGCTGGAGGAGGAGGGGCTGGGGCGCGCGACCGAGCGCTTCGTGTTCGGGCTCGCGCTCATGGGCGAGCCGCACTCCGCCCAGCGTGCCGCGCTGGCGGTGCCCACGCTGCGCGCGCTGCTCCGGGACCGGGCCGCGGGCAGTGCCCGGTTCACCTCGGACCTGGACCTCATCAAGCGCCTGTTGAGTGCCGCTCCGGATGCCACGCTGAGCACCGACCTTCCGTCCCTCCCCGACTGCGTGCACCCCGCGTGGCGCGATGACCGCTCGCTGCCTCGCATCGAAGCCACCCTGCGCGCGTCCGAGGCGGGGACCTTCACGCTGCATGACGCGGTGGTGCTGCCCGACGGCCGGCTGCTGTACGCGCTGGGGGAAGCGGGCGCGCGGCTGGTGCGCGCGGACGGCCGGTTGGTGGCGCGCTTCGACGTGCCGGCCTTCCACCTGGTGCTGTCCCTCCACGGCGACAGGGCGCTGGCGCTCGCGCGGCGAGGCGACGTGTGGCGGCTGTCGCGGTTGGACCTGTCCACGCGGCGTGGGGCGTTCTGGTGTGACGCGGCGTTGAACGCCTGGGCGCCGGTGTACGACGGCAGCGTGTGGTTCGCCTCCGTCGAGAACACGGTGCTGATGGTGGACTCGCTCGCGGCCGACTTCCGGGCGCTCTGGCGGGTGACGGACCTGCCCCTCCGGGTGAGCGCGATGGCGGTGGACTCCGTCCATCTGAGCTTCCTCGCGGGCTTCCGGGAGCGGTGGACCTATGCGTTGGACCAGGGGCCCACGTTGCGCTCTCGTGTGGACCTCCCGTGGGGCGAAGCGGATGCACCCATTCTCATGTCATCCCTGGTCACCGCGGCGGTGACGCCGGATGGCGAGGCCGCCGCGAGGCTGACCGTGGTGGCGCCGCCCGAGGACATCGCGCGGCGGGCCGTGGTGAGGCCCACCTCCGTCCGCGGGGTCCAGCGGCCCCCCTTCGACAACCCGGCTTGCGAGGACATCTTCCTCACGGCGTCATGGTGTGTGGAATTGATGCATTCACACGGAGAATGGCAGGCGCAATTGACAGACACACGGGGCGTGTCGCGCGCGGTGCTCACGTTCCAGGGTGACGTGCGCCCCCAGGTGCGCCTCACGGAGGGCACGCTGTTGGTGTTCGACGGCGCGGGCCGGGGCCTGTGGGTGGACTTGGAGAGCGGCGAAGTCCGGCACCTGCCCGTGCCGTGA
- a CDS encoding response regulator yields MSRPLQHMLLVEDDLAWRERLDVVAREEGVQVTHAADGQEALDWLCTRPRASHPDLILLDLLLPRMDGWELYGQLRTNARLRHLGVLMFSGALNGKEPPLDGVVGYLRKPHAPEAMDLALRAQLRGLPELPTRASSEPYALQLPEDVCLPLRTLPSALGHAVRLHLLRAAELVGTELPLASTWLMALPGTPPSLLVTVEGVQVVLEVDDAQRRLTASEVSLAPGLFNGA; encoded by the coding sequence ATGTCCCGGCCGCTCCAGCACATGCTTCTCGTCGAGGATGACCTCGCCTGGCGCGAGCGGCTCGACGTGGTCGCTCGCGAAGAAGGGGTGCAGGTCACCCACGCGGCGGACGGACAGGAGGCCCTGGACTGGCTGTGCACGCGGCCCCGGGCGAGCCACCCCGACCTCATCCTGCTGGACCTGCTGTTGCCGCGCATGGACGGCTGGGAGCTCTACGGACAGCTCCGGACCAACGCGCGGCTGCGCCACCTGGGCGTGCTGATGTTCTCGGGCGCGCTGAATGGCAAGGAGCCGCCCCTGGACGGTGTGGTGGGCTACCTGCGCAAGCCCCACGCCCCCGAGGCCATGGACCTCGCGCTGCGCGCCCAGCTTCGCGGCCTGCCCGAGCTGCCCACGCGGGCCTCCTCCGAACCCTACGCGCTGCAACTGCCCGAGGACGTGTGCCTGCCCTTGCGCACGCTGCCCAGCGCCCTGGGCCACGCGGTGCGCCTCCATCTGCTGCGCGCCGCGGAGCTGGTGGGCACGGAGCTGCCCCTGGCCTCCACATGGTTGATGGCGCTCCCCGGCACGCCGCCGTCCCTGCTGGTGACGGTGGAGGGCGTGCAGGTGGTGCTGGAGGTCGATGACGCGCAGCGCCGGCTCACCGCCAGCGAAGTCTCCCTGGCGCCGGGCCTGTTCAACGGCGCCTGA
- a CDS encoding sensor histidine kinase, with protein sequence MSGRARFAWALVVGLLGHALNRFPVEFIPGIDILLGFFLIIPAAPLLGPWGAGLAAGIAGSVTIQLWGHPWAFISAVAEGVTLGALTRRYWPLQADGLYWLGGIPYLVVSYMLGIDVSAMSALAIALKQALNSLLPALLAQVVMMSPAVRARLWPLLPKGMCTFSLSSAVSSTLLLALTLPLLMVGTLEGRSRYAAERRRLDDQGLATAHLLAETVDAELAAAQAQTALLASVVIDWWEREGQRPTQTTLEGLLRDWAYHSVFSINCGIGDSEGRLVALWPPLGVASKPVAGEDFSDRAYFQDVRRTRAPLVSSVFAGRATVTGPVMVAVAPLLLQQRFEGFASLAINLPRMRTVAQERLSDGQRALLVDPDGNVAFDTGADPGPKPASIRGTHLGEALEQMPPRGTRTYEADPLAPTLRRTLATRHLATSDLLQPGWRIVVEHPMSYLEFSFVGAYRALLATLAMALLLSIPVSRMLTRMLSRPVEAVSDAAGRMAAGERDVRAFGVLHRSGAHELEQLGLAFDEMAARLQRHLLDVERASEAKSAFFSIASHELKTPLATLKLRVQRLRPGAVRQQDLDLMDRQVDRLARLVNQLLDVSELASGRLALAQVPLELSTLVRRVAERRAASAPQHRLTLDLEPVEGYWDEPRLEQVVYNLVDNAIRYSPEGGPVEVVLRKQPGEALLEVKDRGVGLGPRGGEELFTRALRGSTLSTISRVEGMGVGLYLCREIITRHGGTIHLASRDGGGTCAIVRLPRSDSPPAD encoded by the coding sequence ATGAGCGGGCGCGCACGGTTTGCCTGGGCGCTGGTGGTGGGGCTGTTGGGCCATGCGCTCAACCGGTTTCCCGTGGAGTTCATCCCTGGCATCGACATCCTCCTGGGTTTCTTCCTCATCATCCCCGCGGCCCCCTTGCTGGGGCCCTGGGGCGCCGGGCTTGCCGCGGGCATCGCGGGTTCCGTCACCATCCAGCTCTGGGGCCACCCCTGGGCCTTCATCAGCGCGGTGGCGGAGGGGGTGACGCTGGGCGCCCTCACGCGGCGCTACTGGCCCCTTCAGGCGGACGGGCTCTACTGGCTGGGCGGCATCCCCTACCTCGTCGTCAGCTACATGCTGGGCATCGACGTGTCGGCGATGAGCGCGCTCGCCATCGCGCTCAAGCAGGCCCTGAACAGCCTGCTGCCGGCGCTGCTCGCCCAGGTGGTGATGATGTCCCCCGCGGTGCGCGCCCGGCTCTGGCCACTGCTGCCCAAGGGGATGTGCACCTTCTCGTTGTCCTCGGCGGTGAGCTCCACGCTGCTGCTCGCGCTCACCCTGCCCCTGTTGATGGTGGGGACGCTGGAGGGACGCTCCCGCTACGCCGCGGAGCGCCGCCGGCTGGATGACCAGGGACTGGCCACCGCGCACCTGCTGGCCGAAACCGTGGACGCGGAGCTGGCCGCCGCCCAGGCCCAGACGGCGTTGCTGGCCAGCGTCGTCATCGACTGGTGGGAGCGCGAGGGCCAGCGCCCCACGCAGACCACCCTGGAGGGCCTGCTGCGGGACTGGGCGTACCACTCCGTCTTCTCCATCAACTGTGGCATCGGCGACAGCGAGGGCCGGCTGGTCGCGCTCTGGCCGCCGCTGGGCGTGGCGTCCAAGCCGGTGGCGGGCGAGGACTTCTCCGACCGCGCCTACTTCCAGGATGTGCGCCGCACGCGCGCCCCCTTGGTGAGCAGCGTGTTCGCCGGACGCGCCACGGTGACAGGCCCCGTCATGGTGGCCGTGGCCCCCTTGCTGCTCCAGCAGCGCTTCGAGGGCTTCGCGTCGCTCGCCATCAACCTTCCCCGGATGCGGACGGTGGCGCAGGAGCGGCTGTCCGACGGCCAGCGGGCGCTGCTGGTGGACCCGGACGGCAACGTGGCCTTCGATACGGGCGCGGACCCCGGCCCGAAGCCCGCGTCCATTCGTGGCACGCACCTGGGCGAGGCGCTGGAACAGATGCCTCCCCGCGGCACCCGCACCTATGAAGCGGACCCGCTGGCCCCCACGCTGCGGCGGACGCTGGCGACGCGGCACCTGGCCACCTCGGACCTGCTCCAGCCGGGCTGGCGCATCGTGGTGGAGCACCCGATGAGCTACCTGGAGTTCAGCTTCGTCGGTGCCTACCGCGCGTTATTGGCCACGCTGGCGATGGCGCTGCTCTTGTCCATCCCCGTCAGCCGCATGCTGACGCGCATGCTCTCGCGTCCCGTGGAGGCGGTGTCCGACGCCGCCGGGCGCATGGCCGCGGGCGAGCGCGACGTGCGGGCGTTCGGGGTGCTGCACCGCTCGGGCGCCCACGAGTTGGAGCAACTGGGGCTGGCCTTCGACGAGATGGCCGCGCGGCTCCAGCGGCACCTGCTGGACGTCGAGCGCGCCAGCGAGGCGAAGTCCGCGTTCTTCTCCATCGCCAGCCACGAGCTGAAGACGCCGCTGGCCACGCTCAAGCTGCGCGTGCAGCGGCTGCGTCCGGGCGCCGTGCGCCAGCAGGACCTGGACCTCATGGACCGCCAGGTGGACCGGCTGGCGCGGCTGGTGAACCAACTGCTGGACGTGTCCGAGCTGGCCAGTGGCCGCCTGGCGCTGGCCCAGGTCCCCCTGGAGCTGTCCACGCTGGTGCGGCGCGTGGCGGAGCGGCGCGCGGCCTCCGCGCCCCAGCACCGGCTGACCCTGGACCTGGAGCCCGTGGAGGGTTACTGGGACGAGCCGCGCCTGGAGCAGGTCGTCTACAACCTGGTGGACAACGCCATCCGCTACAGCCCCGAGGGCGGGCCGGTGGAGGTGGTGCTGCGCAAGCAACCCGGCGAGGCGCTGCTGGAGGTGAAGGACCGCGGCGTTGGACTGGGGCCGCGCGGAGGCGAGGAGCTCTTCACGCGCGCCTTGCGCGGCAGCACGCTGTCCACCATCAGCCGCGTGGAGGGCATGGGCGTGGGCCTCTACCTGTGCCGTGAAATCATCACCCGGCACGGCGGCACCATCCATCTGGCCTCGCGTGACGGCGGCGGCACCTGCGCCATCGTCCGCCTGCCTCGGAGCGACAGCCCGCCCGCGGACTAA
- a CDS encoding PAS domain S-box protein translates to MSAWEAEVRRIPAAQALPRLALRDGLPRLLEVVAALMRRGGGTLGVEAGLGEIPDRHAIERLGEGFDLRQVVTEYRLLRACVLKQWTARENATHRPEAELVFHEAMDEAVAASVSRYSLARERTLQALDRISTAALGSADASGLLPRLLQVLRETVAVVDVAAVLLVEGGVLRVECVVGRGLTTGAVVPLGEGFAGTVAATRQSLLVREVRSDSRVSEPWLRDAELTALFGVPLLLDAQLLGVVLMGSQGTREFSEEDQFLFRAMAARTTAVLLQAQAHAREREARAEAEASLARLRESEAGLRRWEQVFKRLGVGVAVVDAVDETLREVNPAFARMHGYGKEELTGRRLEDTFAPEARGVLPRHLAVANSKPSHEYESLHIRKDGTRFPVFTHVTAFKDASGRVEQRVATVVDITQRRAMEMDRQRLLNAIEAERARLASVLDQMPAGVFIAEAPSGRLVMASRQVEVITGKPFHPSESMGHYLDDYGVSLHPDGRPYTLDALPLARSLRYGEVVQSEEMLVPRADGQYVTVLLSSTPILNREGDIIAAVATMVDVSERRRAQEAELQAARFGERLIAIVSHDLRNPLNAIHLSATQLLQSEALPERERRLVTRIARSGDRMKRMIAELLDFTRGRLGGGIPIQRAPGDLRSVLRLGVEELEAAWPDRKLTLRVGPGHYEGAWDADRLLQVVSNLGGNALQYSPPDAPVTFNLSDGGDSVVLEVHNPGEPISPAMLPRLFDPFRRGTMAGVGGGGSSGLGLGLYIVEQVVKGHGGRIDVTSSAEAGTTFRVTLPRQPT, encoded by the coding sequence ATGTCGGCCTGGGAGGCGGAGGTGCGCCGCATTCCCGCGGCCCAGGCGCTTCCCCGGCTCGCGCTGCGGGATGGGCTGCCCCGGCTGTTGGAGGTGGTGGCCGCGCTGATGCGTCGCGGCGGGGGCACCCTCGGCGTGGAGGCGGGCCTGGGGGAGATTCCGGACCGGCATGCCATCGAGCGGCTGGGCGAGGGCTTCGACCTGCGCCAGGTGGTGACGGAGTACCGGCTGCTGCGGGCCTGCGTGCTCAAGCAGTGGACGGCCCGGGAGAACGCAACCCACCGGCCGGAGGCGGAGCTCGTCTTCCACGAGGCCATGGACGAGGCGGTGGCGGCCTCCGTCAGCCGGTACTCGCTGGCGCGCGAGCGCACGTTGCAGGCCCTGGACCGCATCAGCACCGCGGCACTGGGCAGCGCCGACGCGTCGGGGCTCCTTCCGCGCCTGCTCCAGGTCCTCCGCGAGACGGTGGCCGTGGTGGATGTGGCGGCCGTCCTGTTGGTGGAGGGCGGCGTGCTGCGCGTGGAGTGCGTGGTGGGCCGGGGGCTGACGACGGGGGCCGTGGTGCCCCTGGGCGAGGGGTTCGCCGGCACGGTCGCCGCCACGCGCCAGTCGCTCCTGGTGCGCGAGGTGCGCTCGGACAGCCGGGTGAGCGAGCCGTGGTTGCGCGACGCGGAGCTGACGGCGCTGTTCGGCGTGCCGCTGCTGCTGGACGCGCAGCTCCTGGGCGTGGTGTTGATGGGCAGCCAGGGCACCCGGGAGTTCTCCGAGGAGGACCAGTTCCTCTTCCGGGCCATGGCGGCCCGCACCACCGCGGTGCTGTTGCAGGCCCAGGCCCACGCCCGCGAGCGCGAGGCCCGCGCGGAGGCGGAGGCGTCGCTGGCCCGCCTGCGCGAGAGTGAAGCGGGGCTGCGCCGCTGGGAGCAGGTCTTCAAGCGGCTGGGCGTGGGCGTGGCCGTGGTGGACGCGGTGGACGAGACGCTGCGCGAGGTGAACCCGGCCTTCGCGCGCATGCACGGCTATGGCAAGGAGGAGCTCACCGGCCGGCGGCTGGAGGACACCTTCGCGCCCGAGGCGCGCGGCGTGCTCCCCCGGCACCTGGCGGTCGCGAACTCCAAGCCGTCCCACGAGTATGAGTCGCTGCACATCCGCAAGGACGGCACCCGCTTCCCCGTCTTCACGCACGTGACGGCCTTCAAGGACGCGTCCGGGCGCGTGGAGCAGCGGGTGGCCACGGTGGTGGACATCACCCAGCGCCGGGCCATGGAGATGGACCGGCAGCGGCTCTTGAACGCCATCGAGGCGGAGCGCGCGCGCCTGGCGTCCGTGTTGGACCAGATGCCCGCGGGGGTGTTCATCGCGGAGGCGCCCTCTGGCCGCCTGGTGATGGCCAGCCGCCAGGTGGAGGTCATCACCGGCAAGCCCTTCCATCCCTCCGAGTCCATGGGGCACTACCTGGACGACTATGGCGTCTCGCTGCATCCGGACGGGCGGCCCTACACGCTCGACGCGCTGCCCCTGGCGCGCAGCCTCCGGTACGGCGAGGTGGTGCAGAGCGAGGAGATGCTGGTGCCGCGCGCGGACGGCCAGTACGTGACGGTGCTCCTGTCCAGCACGCCCATCCTGAACCGGGAGGGGGACATCATCGCGGCGGTGGCCACCATGGTGGACGTCTCCGAGCGCCGCCGCGCCCAGGAGGCCGAGCTGCAGGCGGCCCGCTTCGGCGAGCGGCTCATCGCCATTGTCAGTCACGACCTGCGCAACCCGCTCAACGCCATCCACCTCTCCGCCACGCAGTTGCTGCAGAGTGAGGCGCTGCCCGAGCGCGAGCGCCGGCTGGTGACGCGCATCGCCCGTTCGGGTGACCGGATGAAGCGGATGATCGCCGAGCTGCTCGACTTCACCCGGGGACGGCTGGGCGGCGGCATCCCCATCCAACGCGCGCCGGGGGACTTGAGGTCGGTGCTCCGGCTGGGCGTGGAGGAGCTGGAGGCGGCGTGGCCCGACCGCAAGCTGACGCTGCGGGTGGGCCCCGGGCACTACGAGGGCGCGTGGGACGCGGATCGGCTGCTCCAGGTGGTGAGCAACCTGGGCGGCAACGCGCTCCAATACAGCCCGCCGGATGCCCCGGTGACCTTCAATCTGTCGGACGGTGGGGACTCCGTGGTGCTGGAGGTGCACAACCCGGGCGAGCCCATCTCCCCGGCGATGCTGCCCCGGCTCTTCGACCCCTTCCGCCGTGGCACCATGGCGGGTGTCGGCGGAGGTGGCAGCAGCGGGTTGGGGCTGGGGCTCTACATCGTCGAGCAGGTGGTGAAGGGGCACGGGGGCCGCATCGACGTGACGTCCTCCGCGGAAGCCGGCACCACCTTTCGGGTGACACTCCCCCGGCAGCCCACCTGA
- a CDS encoding response regulator, translated as MSPPNLVLLVEDHADSRELLEEFLTLEGFTVETAGNGLSAWERLNRPPRPDAVLLDLMMPVMSGWELMRHVREDARLRTLPVVVVSGAGSSQPLPEGIRATVPKPVDLFELRATLERVVAPG; from the coding sequence ATGTCCCCGCCCAACCTCGTCCTCCTCGTGGAAGACCATGCCGACAGCCGGGAGCTGTTGGAGGAGTTCCTCACCCTGGAGGGCTTCACCGTGGAGACGGCGGGCAACGGGCTGTCGGCCTGGGAGCGGCTGAACCGCCCGCCCCGGCCGGACGCGGTGCTGCTGGACTTGATGATGCCGGTGATGAGCGGCTGGGAGCTGATGCGCCACGTGCGTGAGGACGCCCGGCTGCGCACACTGCCCGTGGTGGTCGTCTCCGGGGCGGGAAGCTCCCAGCCCCTGCCGGAGGGCATTCGCGCCACGGTGCCCAAGCCCGTGGACCTCTTCGAGCTGCGCGCCACCCTGGAGCGGGTGGTGGCTCCCGGCTGA
- a CDS encoding DUF2378 family protein, producing the protein MELRLPPRPPRAPVPPQPLSPDASRELRQRCALATPDDTARGMFFRGVLETVRRVGGASMEQLCRQSLPEKRYIDFFSYPITQFLPLAFQAAGLLSESCGSLSAAHRLMGEKATHDFLESVAGRTMLMLAYDEPRLLLGQLPTGFLAAVSYGERSMVWTGPRSGRFVMKRDFMPAPYHEGVLRAALEAVGARDIVVQGRELGLLDTEFALSWR; encoded by the coding sequence ATGGAATTGAGATTGCCCCCGCGCCCCCCGCGGGCCCCCGTTCCGCCGCAGCCCCTGAGTCCGGATGCCTCTCGGGAGCTCCGGCAGCGCTGCGCGCTCGCCACGCCGGACGACACCGCGCGCGGCATGTTCTTCAGGGGCGTCCTGGAGACGGTGCGGCGCGTGGGCGGCGCCAGCATGGAGCAGCTCTGCCGGCAATCCCTCCCAGAGAAGCGCTACATCGACTTCTTCAGCTACCCCATCACCCAGTTCCTCCCACTGGCGTTCCAGGCGGCGGGCCTCTTGTCCGAGTCCTGCGGGAGCCTGAGCGCCGCGCACCGCCTCATGGGGGAGAAGGCCACCCACGACTTCCTGGAGTCCGTGGCGGGCCGCACCATGCTGATGCTCGCGTACGACGAGCCCCGACTGCTGCTCGGCCAACTGCCCACGGGCTTCCTCGCCGCGGTCAGCTACGGCGAGCGGAGCATGGTGTGGACGGGGCCTCGCAGCGGACGCTTCGTCATGAAGCGGGACTTCATGCCCGCGCCGTACCACGAGGGGGTGCTGCGCGCCGCACTGGAGGCCGTGGGCGCCCGCGACATCGTGGTGCAGGGGCGGGAGCTGGGCCTGCTCGACACCGAATTCGCGCTGTCCTGGCGCTGA
- a CDS encoding helix-turn-helix transcriptional regulator, translated as MGEAARGARLRAGLTQADVAGRVGIAAEVYGRMERGKMMPSVPTLFRLCLALRLSADVGLGLATAASVGAALWEGDSLHRDQLPEMRKVLRLLRRMSRSQLNLMNQVASAILPER; from the coding sequence GTGGGTGAGGCAGCGCGGGGAGCGAGGCTGCGCGCGGGGCTCACGCAGGCGGACGTCGCGGGGCGGGTCGGGATCGCGGCGGAGGTCTACGGGCGCATGGAGCGGGGGAAGATGATGCCCAGCGTGCCGACCCTGTTTCGTTTGTGTCTGGCGCTGCGCTTGTCCGCGGACGTGGGGTTGGGGCTCGCCACGGCGGCCAGTGTGGGCGCCGCGCTCTGGGAGGGGGACTCCCTGCATCGGGACCAGTTGCCGGAGATGCGCAAGGTGCTCCGGTTGCTGCGCCGCATGTCGCGCAGCCAGCTCAATCTGATGAATCAGGTCGCGTCCGCCATCCTTCCGGAGCGGTGA